Proteins from a single region of Humidesulfovibrio mexicanus:
- a CDS encoding lipid A deacylase LpxR family protein, which translates to MFGIASCLRAGALLLLFAALLALAASPAQAAERGSGEASGAASDASTASTLILIEENDFFAGTDEHYTNGIKLSWVSGDLLTYAQDERLPDFVLPYLQLLPFVNEAGQQYNVGLSLGQNMYTPGDTGVSTYQPDDRPYAGWTYFSLALHAKTPRQLDSFETTLGIVGPSARAGETQNNYHTMMGFKRAQGWEHQIHDEPGLMLSWQRTLRAARVDIGRDVAWDFLPRFGATAGNVLTQASLGFETRLGLNLPWDFGTSLITPGGGVSAPADPEDPRLRRDTAFGLHLFAGAEGRAVARNIFLDGNTWEHSPSVTKKNFVADLSAGIGLVLGVTKLTYTHVYRTEEYDGQKSPQMFGSVSLSVTF; encoded by the coding sequence ATGTTCGGCATTGCGTCATGTCTGCGCGCGGGGGCGCTGCTGCTGCTTTTTGCGGCGCTGCTGGCCCTTGCCGCCAGTCCGGCCCAGGCGGCGGAGCGGGGGAGCGGGGAGGCGTCCGGCGCGGCGTCCGACGCGTCCACGGCCTCCACGCTGATCCTCATCGAGGAGAACGACTTCTTCGCCGGCACGGACGAGCACTACACCAACGGCATCAAGCTGTCCTGGGTCTCGGGCGACCTGCTCACGTACGCGCAGGACGAGCGCCTGCCGGACTTCGTGCTGCCGTATTTGCAGCTGCTGCCCTTTGTGAACGAGGCGGGCCAGCAGTACAATGTGGGCTTGTCGCTGGGGCAGAATATGTACACCCCAGGCGACACGGGCGTTTCCACCTACCAGCCGGACGACAGGCCCTACGCGGGCTGGACGTATTTTTCCCTGGCGCTGCACGCCAAGACGCCCCGCCAGCTGGACAGCTTCGAGACCACGCTGGGCATTGTCGGGCCGTCGGCCCGCGCGGGGGAGACGCAGAACAACTACCACACCATGATGGGCTTCAAGCGCGCGCAAGGCTGGGAGCACCAGATCCACGACGAACCGGGACTCATGCTCTCGTGGCAGCGCACCCTGCGCGCGGCGCGTGTGGACATCGGCCGCGACGTGGCCTGGGATTTCCTCCCGCGCTTCGGGGCCACGGCGGGCAACGTGCTCACCCAGGCCAGCCTGGGCTTCGAGACGCGCCTGGGCCTGAACCTGCCCTGGGACTTCGGTACCTCGCTCATCACGCCGGGCGGCGGGGTAAGCGCCCCTGCGGACCCCGAAGATCCGCGCCTGCGGCGCGACACGGCCTTCGGCCTGCATCTGTTCGCCGGGGCCGAGGGCCGCGCCGTGGCGCGCAACATCTTTCTGGACGGCAACACCTGGGAGCACAGCCCCAGCGTCACCAAGAAGAACTTCGTGGCCGACCTTTCGGCGGGCATAGGGCTGGTGCTGGGCGTGACAAAACTGACCTATACGCACGTATACAGGACAGAGGAGTATGACGGGCAGAAAAGCCCGCAGATGTTCGGGTCCGTCAGCCTCTCGGTGACGTTCTAG
- a CDS encoding alpha/beta fold hydrolase, protein MSSASLLRASARFLLLSLLLSLCVCGAALAAGDSPRQASARMGDARIHYLHQGQGPDAVVFVHGWSCDASFWDAQMAAIGAKRRVIALDLLGCGASSAPDAQYTQDLLAQSLAAVMDAAKVRRAVLVGHSMGLSVAKRYIDAHPDRVAGLFIVDGAYIKLPDDQKQVDQFTAMLHTTENAPDAQWRAFVGQFVQPMLAPQTPPAARRKILSTMQGSPRQPAHNAFRHFLEPGAWSATPAPLPVRAVYAADLAKGLGVRQYLATVFPNLDYTEWTRCGHFIMFDHPQRLNRDIEAFAARVLR, encoded by the coding sequence ATGAGCTCAGCTTCCCTCCTCCGTGCGTCAGCCCGCTTTCTGCTCTTGTCCCTGCTTCTTTCCCTGTGTGTGTGCGGCGCGGCCCTGGCCGCAGGCGACTCGCCGCGCCAGGCCAGCGCCCGCATGGGCGATGCGCGCATCCACTATCTCCACCAGGGCCAAGGCCCGGACGCCGTGGTCTTTGTGCATGGCTGGAGCTGCGACGCCAGCTTCTGGGATGCGCAGATGGCCGCCATTGGCGCTAAACGCCGCGTCATCGCCCTGGACCTGCTGGGCTGCGGCGCAAGCAGCGCGCCCGATGCCCAGTACACCCAGGATCTGCTGGCCCAAAGCCTTGCGGCCGTCATGGACGCGGCCAAGGTGCGCCGCGCCGTGCTCGTGGGCCACAGCATGGGCCTCAGCGTGGCCAAGCGCTATATCGACGCGCACCCCGACCGGGTGGCCGGGCTGTTCATCGTGGACGGGGCCTACATCAAGCTGCCCGACGACCAGAAGCAGGTGGACCAGTTCACGGCCATGCTCCACACCACGGAAAACGCTCCCGATGCGCAGTGGCGCGCCTTCGTGGGCCAGTTCGTCCAGCCCATGCTCGCCCCGCAAACTCCGCCCGCCGCGCGCCGAAAGATCCTCTCCACCATGCAGGGTTCGCCCCGGCAGCCCGCGCACAACGCCTTTCGCCACTTCCTGGAGCCCGGCGCCTGGAGCGCCACGCCAGCACCCCTGCCCGTGCGCGCCGTGTACGCCGCCGACCTCGCCAAAGGGCTCGGCGTGCGCCAATACCTCGCCACAGTCTTCCCGAACCTCGACTATACCGAATGGACCCGCTGCGGACACTTCATCATGTTCGACCACCCGCAACGCCTGAACAGGGACATCGAAGCCTTCGCCGCCCGCGTTCTGCGTTAG
- a CDS encoding type IV pilin protein, translated as MAQIPSASPPQRPTQRPTHTVRGSRRARGFTLVELIIVMVLIGILAALLIPRYVDFVQDTRRTMAESAINDGLSRFKGAYTQYLTTTGKRPSGVDNLSAAEYLGLDGDGRVNTGTYDLLYTSTGSDLTVTAFNKGESTAITDTTVPWP; from the coding sequence ATGGCGCAAATTCCGTCCGCATCGCCGCCGCAGCGGCCCACGCAGCGGCCAACGCACACCGTACGCGGCTCCCGCCGCGCGCGCGGCTTCACCCTTGTCGAGCTCATCATCGTCATGGTGCTCATCGGCATCCTCGCCGCGCTGCTGATTCCGCGCTACGTGGACTTCGTGCAGGACACCCGGCGCACCATGGCCGAAAGCGCCATCAACGACGGCCTGAGCCGCTTCAAGGGCGCGTACACGCAGTATCTTACCACCACAGGGAAAAGACCCTCCGGCGTAGACAACCTGAGCGCGGCGGAATACCTGGGCCTCGACGGCGATGGCCGCGTGAACACCGGCACCTACGACCTGCTCTATACCTCCACCGGCTCAGACCTCACCGTCACCGCCTTCAACAAGGGCGAGTCCACCGCCATCACCGACACCACCGTCCCCTGGCCCTGA
- a CDS encoding type II secretion system protein produces the protein MEQKKQNRREGGFTLIELISVIIILGILAAVVVPKYFDMTDKAQSAAYKGAMSEGMARFNMAYAQYIMNTNAVPTDIPGVLATPSYLGTGAETDTGVNIGDYNMQYVKSATELQVTLRSKGGATVLSTMTTAWPNSN, from the coding sequence ATGGAGCAGAAGAAACAGAACAGGCGCGAAGGCGGCTTCACCCTCATCGAGCTCATCTCGGTCATCATCATCCTGGGCATTTTGGCCGCGGTGGTGGTGCCCAAGTACTTCGACATGACCGACAAGGCCCAGAGCGCCGCGTACAAAGGCGCCATGAGCGAGGGCATGGCCCGCTTCAACATGGCCTACGCCCAGTACATCATGAATACCAACGCCGTGCCCACGGACATCCCGGGCGTCCTCGCCACCCCGTCCTACCTGGGCACCGGCGCAGAAACCGACACCGGCGTGAACATCGGCGACTACAACATGCAGTACGTCAAGAGCGCCACCGAACTGCAGGTCACGCTGCGCAGCAAGGGTGGCGCGACTGTTCTGAGCACCATGACCACCGCCTGGCCCAACAGCAACTAA
- a CDS encoding type II secretion system F family protein, whose translation MPFYKYTALDGDGKNAKGVVEAQSPEAAQDMLAARGLIPTAVSETKGQDGASADGFLTALSNRMQSIKPQDLILFTKQLRTMLNAGIPVLQSMDVLQNQTENPRLKAAIISIGADIKSGATLSRAFAKHRGVFSELYCNMIRAGEISGTLTEVLERLIYIVEHEFKVKKDIKSALTYPMVVVVALVAAFFILILFVLPHFVEMFAKAGIALPLPTRVCLGLYDLLTNFWHLGLVALGGLVFGLSAYFRTEAGKIARDGFFLRLPILGPVFKKAAMARFASIFAILQASGITVLEAMDILTGTIGNAYIARDFKNLRDKLEQGRGLSAPLRGCPSFTPMMVSMITIGEETGNLEEMLKEAAKHYDYEVEYAVSKMSELLGPVLVAGLTGVVGFFALAIFLPLVELMQNSMSGIK comes from the coding sequence ATGCCCTTCTACAAATACACGGCCCTGGACGGCGACGGCAAGAACGCCAAGGGCGTTGTGGAGGCGCAAAGTCCGGAGGCCGCCCAGGACATGCTGGCCGCGCGCGGGCTCATCCCCACCGCTGTTTCCGAAACCAAGGGCCAGGACGGCGCATCGGCCGACGGTTTCTTGACGGCGCTTTCCAACCGGATGCAGTCGATCAAGCCGCAGGACCTGATCCTGTTCACCAAGCAGCTTCGGACCATGCTCAACGCGGGCATACCCGTGCTGCAATCCATGGACGTGCTGCAGAACCAGACCGAAAACCCGCGCCTCAAGGCCGCCATCATCAGCATCGGCGCGGACATCAAAAGCGGGGCCACCCTCTCGCGGGCCTTCGCCAAGCATCGGGGCGTCTTCTCCGAGCTCTACTGCAACATGATCCGCGCAGGCGAGATCAGCGGCACGCTCACCGAGGTGCTGGAGCGCCTCATCTACATCGTGGAGCACGAGTTCAAGGTCAAAAAGGACATCAAGAGCGCGCTCACCTATCCCATGGTGGTGGTGGTGGCCCTGGTGGCCGCCTTCTTCATCCTCATCCTCTTCGTGCTGCCGCACTTCGTGGAGATGTTCGCCAAGGCGGGCATCGCCCTGCCGCTGCCCACACGCGTGTGCCTGGGGCTCTACGACCTGCTGACGAACTTCTGGCACCTGGGCCTGGTCGCCTTGGGCGGCCTCGTGTTCGGCCTCTCCGCCTACTTCCGCACCGAGGCCGGGAAAATCGCCCGCGACGGCTTCTTCCTGCGCCTGCCCATCCTGGGCCCCGTGTTCAAGAAGGCCGCCATGGCCCGCTTCGCCAGCATCTTCGCCATACTGCAGGCCAGCGGCATCACCGTGCTGGAGGCCATGGACATCCTCACCGGCACCATAGGCAACGCCTACATCGCCCGCGATTTCAAAAACCTGCGCGACAAGCTGGAGCAGGGCCGCGGTCTTTCCGCCCCTTTGCGCGGCTGCCCCTCCTTCACGCCCATGATGGTCTCCATGATCACCATCGGCGAGGAGACCGGCAACCTGGAGGAAATGCTCAAGGAGGCGGCCAAGCACTACGACTACGAGGTGGAGTACGCCGTGAGCAAGATGAGCGAGCTCCTGGGCCCTGTGCTGGTGGCAGGCTTGACCGGGGTGGTGGGCTTCTTCGCCCTGGCCATTTTCCTGCCGCTGGTGGAGCTGATGCAGAATTCCATGAGCGGGATCAAATAA
- a CDS encoding GspE/PulE family protein, protein MKRERKRLGELLIETGALTEAQLQTALSGQKKSGLKLGQYLVQSGILKENVIIDSVSKQLRIERYTPDKHPYEDRIDTLLPEELAQKHRLAPLSRRGHLLLIAMTDPMDINALDAVEIATNLEAEPVICSENDFELLFSAIYGRGEAGKDLFGGIAEDDSDITTQVGGEEKEDIAIDALQDQASQAPVIRMVNSILGQAVREHASDVHISPEKDSIQLRFRVDGKLRMIPAPPKASFLPLVSRLKIMANMDISVSKIPQDGRFTFVTQRREFNVRASSLPTVHGENIVLRLLERNAHGLSLGELGLTAQDRAKVESAATKPYGLIVAAGPTGSGKSTTLYALLKHINTPDINIVTLEDPVEYRVPTVRQVQLNRKAGMTFASGLRSILRQDPDVILVGEVRDAETAEIAVQAGLTGHRVLTTLHTNDAATAITRLIEMGIQPYLVSTVLLASISQRLLRKNCPHCSEPYTPKKELLAAFGIREEMLSRFSFQRGAGCRTCHQTGFSGRMAIYEVLPVNELVQDMIMRGATAKDIAKACVQTRTMRTLKADALAKVARGLTTLEEAASAVMI, encoded by the coding sequence ATGAAACGCGAACGCAAACGTCTGGGCGAGCTGCTCATCGAGACCGGGGCGCTGACCGAAGCCCAGCTGCAAACCGCGCTGTCCGGGCAGAAAAAATCCGGACTGAAGCTCGGGCAGTATCTCGTGCAGTCCGGCATTCTCAAAGAGAACGTCATCATCGACTCGGTGAGCAAGCAGCTGCGCATCGAGCGCTACACCCCGGACAAGCACCCCTACGAGGACCGCATCGACACCCTCCTGCCGGAGGAGCTGGCGCAGAAGCACCGGCTGGCGCCCTTGTCCAGGCGCGGGCATCTGCTGCTCATCGCCATGACCGACCCCATGGACATCAACGCCCTGGACGCGGTGGAGATCGCCACCAACCTGGAGGCGGAGCCGGTCATCTGCTCGGAAAACGACTTCGAGCTGCTGTTCAGCGCCATCTATGGCCGGGGCGAGGCGGGCAAGGACCTCTTCGGCGGCATCGCCGAGGACGACTCCGACATCACCACCCAGGTGGGCGGCGAGGAAAAGGAAGACATCGCCATCGACGCCCTGCAGGACCAGGCCTCGCAGGCGCCGGTCATCCGCATGGTCAACTCCATCCTGGGCCAGGCCGTGCGCGAGCACGCCAGCGACGTGCACATCAGCCCGGAAAAAGACAGCATACAGCTGCGCTTCCGCGTGGACGGCAAGCTGCGCATGATCCCCGCCCCGCCCAAGGCCAGCTTCCTGCCCCTGGTCTCGCGCCTCAAGATCATGGCCAACATGGACATCTCCGTGTCCAAGATTCCGCAGGACGGCCGCTTCACCTTCGTCACCCAGCGCAGGGAATTCAACGTGCGCGCGTCCTCCCTGCCCACGGTGCACGGCGAAAACATCGTGCTGCGCCTGCTGGAGCGCAACGCCCACGGCCTGAGCCTCGGCGAATTGGGCCTCACCGCCCAGGACCGCGCCAAGGTTGAGTCCGCCGCGACCAAGCCTTACGGGCTCATTGTGGCTGCGGGCCCCACGGGCAGCGGAAAAAGCACCACCCTCTACGCGCTCTTGAAGCACATCAATACGCCCGACATCAACATCGTGACCCTGGAAGACCCCGTTGAGTACCGGGTGCCCACGGTGCGCCAGGTGCAGCTGAACCGGAAGGCCGGCATGACCTTCGCCTCGGGCCTGCGCAGCATTTTGCGCCAGGACCCGGACGTGATCCTGGTGGGCGAGGTGCGCGACGCCGAAACCGCGGAGATCGCCGTGCAGGCGGGTTTGACCGGCCACCGCGTGCTCACCACCCTGCACACCAACGACGCGGCCACCGCCATCACCCGCCTCATAGAGATGGGCATACAGCCCTACCTGGTGTCCACGGTGCTCCTGGCCTCCATCAGCCAGCGCCTGCTGCGCAAGAACTGCCCCCACTGCTCGGAACCCTACACGCCCAAAAAGGAACTGCTCGCGGCCTTCGGCATCCGCGAGGAAATGCTGTCCCGCTTCAGCTTCCAGCGCGGCGCGGGCTGCCGCACCTGCCACCAGACCGGCTTCTCCGGCCGCATGGCCATCTACGAGGTGCTGCCGGTGAACGAACTGGTGCAGGACATGATCATGCGCGGGGCCACGGCCAAGGACATCGCCAAGGCCTGCGTACAGACGCGCACCATGCGCACCCTCAAGGCCGACGCCCTGGCCAAGGTTGCGCGCGGGCTCACCACCCTGGAAGAAGCCGCCAGCGCGGTGATGATCTAG
- a CDS encoding ExeA family protein, which produces MSHYAGFEREPFSNSPDPGFLLGTRQHATCLQELEISLRLRRGLNLVTGDIGTGKTTLCRSLLRAFAEDQDADVHLLLDPHFDSSEEFLQVILASVTGRSPDTGMGLWALKETLKQQLFRLGLVEKRLVVLIIDEGQKIAPENLEILREMLNYETNTAKLLQIVLFGQRELEPVIDAMPNLADRINVRRRLKPLSARETVAMIEHRLAVAAGDAAPAVRFTPMAGLAVHLASGGSPRKTLRLCHLAMLETLVRGRARVGLAEVLHALRSGPSPTPRRRLALAGLAALCLALGGLWLSLDAQGPVMRAAQARTESAPATSPALAPAVDASPGISTAGLRLGDDETNAQEPGARPNAGVSLLPPRDSGPSMRKAVEFRPFQPEAGQADAGRENAAERPAPARRTAPEPAPVTHWSSQQASLGPEALTGLARPATGDVDRP; this is translated from the coding sequence ATGAGCCACTACGCCGGCTTCGAGCGCGAGCCCTTCTCCAACTCGCCGGACCCCGGCTTTCTGCTGGGCACGCGCCAGCACGCCACCTGCCTGCAGGAGCTGGAAATCTCCCTGCGCCTGCGCCGGGGCCTCAACCTCGTCACCGGCGACATCGGCACCGGCAAGACCACCCTGTGCCGCAGCCTCTTGCGCGCCTTTGCCGAGGACCAGGACGCCGATGTCCACCTGCTGCTGGACCCGCACTTCGACTCCAGCGAGGAGTTCCTTCAGGTGATTCTGGCCAGCGTGACGGGCCGCAGCCCGGACACGGGCATGGGCCTGTGGGCCCTCAAGGAGACCCTCAAGCAGCAATTGTTCCGCCTGGGGCTGGTGGAAAAGCGCCTGGTGGTGCTCATCATCGACGAAGGACAGAAAATCGCGCCGGAAAACCTGGAGATCCTGCGCGAGATGCTGAACTATGAAACGAACACCGCCAAGCTGCTGCAAATCGTCCTGTTCGGCCAGCGCGAGCTGGAGCCCGTCATCGACGCCATGCCCAACCTGGCCGACCGCATCAACGTGCGCCGCAGGCTCAAGCCCCTGTCCGCCCGCGAGACCGTGGCCATGATCGAGCACCGACTGGCCGTGGCCGCCGGAGACGCGGCCCCGGCGGTGCGCTTCACCCCCATGGCCGGGCTGGCCGTGCACCTGGCCTCCGGGGGCTCCCCGCGCAAGACCCTGCGCCTGTGCCACCTGGCCATGCTGGAGACCCTTGTGCGCGGACGGGCGCGCGTGGGCCTGGCCGAGGTCCTGCACGCCCTGCGCTCCGGGCCGTCCCCGACGCCGCGCCGCCGCCTGGCCCTGGCCGGGCTGGCCGCCCTGTGCCTGGCTCTGGGCGGCCTGTGGCTTTCTCTGGACGCCCAAGGCCCGGTGATGCGCGCCGCGCAGGCCCGCACCGAAAGCGCCCCCGCCACATCTCCGGCCCTGGCCCCGGCCGTGGACGCCTCGCCGGGCATCTCCACCGCTGGCCTGCGCCTGGGCGACGACGAAACCAACGCCCAGGAGCCCGGAGCCCGGCCCAATGCGGGCGTGTCCCTGCTGCCCCCGCGCGACAGCGGACCCTCCATGCGCAAGGCCGTGGAATTCCGGCCTTTCCAGCCCGAGGCCGGCCAGGCGGACGCAGGCCGGGAAAACGCAGCCGAGCGCCCGGCTCCGGCCCGCCGCACGGCCCCGGAGCCCGCACCCGTGACCCACTGGTCCTCGCAGCAGGCCTCCCTCGGCCCGGAGGCGCTTACCGGCCTGGCCCGGCCCGCGACCGGCGACGTGGATAGGCCCTAG
- the pilQ gene encoding type IV pilus secretin PilQ, whose translation MKRTPTARFRLSAALLALLLAVCAAGCAAKAQPEATPVEDMAETWKAMEKQSQGHSPRGHFSVTEPPQVIDKAPADPALLTAGKKLPASHISLRMHNADIMAVLQALSRAAGTSIVLSPGVTGTVNLNIVDRPWDEVFTGILSSNNLTYTFDGATIRVMSLADLKTNIELEAARKSAHLQRNMRFKEEPLSTTVAKVRFADAKLLKPTLEKTLTKDKDGKPLGSVEVDELTNSLIIQSVDEDIRKVTRLLSRLDSPRAQIKLKAHIVETTKEVARDLGIMWGGNYSGRVRSGNSLGISGGSSLTSTSTTGGSTSTTTTPIIGTGTQGPWGLNFPASTVKSSGTGMALDMTFGKVGGSILEAQLQALATENKLNIISSPSISTMDNQKAYTESGERVPYQTSTGTGTDITYSVSFQDAVLRLEITPHIIDDEFIKLTILVQKDEVDTSRTVSGNPYIVKKKTETTLIARNGETVVISGLSKLRKQLNEAGIPGVMDIPGLGWAAKSQYKDDLKDEFMIFITPTVLADWKENERQKSYEELERELKDAKKAKEDGGGPSAPTRDGQTLERSCAPEPTAPALAAAPPKTALAAAAKHTAAQRCFALPAQPCALPQRLRNGGPA comes from the coding sequence ATGAAACGAACGCCTACCGCACGCTTCCGGCTGTCGGCAGCGCTTCTCGCCCTGCTGCTGGCCGTCTGCGCCGCTGGCTGCGCCGCCAAGGCCCAGCCCGAAGCCACCCCCGTGGAGGACATGGCCGAGACCTGGAAGGCCATGGAGAAGCAATCCCAGGGGCATTCCCCGCGCGGACACTTCTCCGTGACCGAACCGCCCCAGGTCATCGACAAGGCCCCGGCCGACCCTGCCCTCCTGACCGCCGGAAAAAAACTGCCCGCCTCGCACATCAGCCTGCGGATGCACAACGCCGACATCATGGCCGTGCTCCAGGCGCTCTCGCGCGCGGCGGGCACAAGCATCGTGCTCTCGCCCGGGGTCACCGGCACGGTGAACCTGAACATCGTGGACCGGCCCTGGGACGAGGTCTTCACCGGCATCCTCAGCTCCAACAACCTCACCTACACCTTCGACGGCGCCACCATCCGCGTCATGTCCCTCGCCGACCTCAAGACCAACATCGAGCTGGAAGCCGCGAGGAAAAGCGCCCACCTGCAGCGCAACATGCGCTTCAAGGAGGAGCCGCTCTCCACCACCGTGGCCAAGGTGCGTTTCGCCGACGCCAAGCTCCTCAAGCCCACCCTGGAGAAGACCCTCACCAAGGACAAGGACGGCAAGCCCCTGGGCAGCGTGGAGGTGGACGAGCTCACCAACTCCCTGATCATCCAGAGCGTGGACGAGGACATCCGCAAGGTCACCCGCCTGCTTTCCAGGCTCGACTCCCCCCGCGCCCAGATCAAGCTCAAGGCGCACATCGTGGAGACCACCAAGGAAGTGGCACGCGACCTGGGCATCATGTGGGGCGGCAACTACTCCGGCCGCGTGCGCTCGGGCAACAGCCTCGGCATATCCGGCGGCAGCTCCCTCACCAGCACCAGCACCACAGGGGGCAGCACCAGCACCACCACAACGCCCATCATCGGCACCGGCACCCAGGGGCCGTGGGGCCTCAACTTCCCCGCCAGCACGGTGAAAAGCAGCGGCACGGGCATGGCCCTGGACATGACCTTCGGCAAGGTGGGCGGCAGCATCCTGGAGGCCCAGCTGCAGGCCCTGGCCACGGAGAACAAGCTGAACATCATTTCAAGCCCGTCCATCTCCACCATGGACAACCAGAAGGCCTACACCGAGTCCGGCGAGCGCGTGCCCTACCAGACCTCCACCGGCACCGGCACGGACATCACCTATTCCGTAAGCTTCCAGGACGCCGTGCTGCGCCTGGAGATCACCCCGCACATCATCGACGACGAGTTCATCAAGCTCACCATCCTGGTGCAGAAGGACGAGGTGGACACCTCGCGCACCGTGTCGGGCAACCCGTACATCGTCAAAAAGAAGACCGAGACCACCCTCATCGCCAGAAACGGCGAGACCGTGGTCATCTCCGGCCTGTCCAAGCTGCGCAAGCAGCTCAACGAGGCGGGCATCCCCGGCGTCATGGACATTCCCGGACTGGGCTGGGCCGCAAAGAGCCAGTACAAGGACGACCTCAAGGACGAGTTCATGATCTTCATCACCCCCACGGTGCTGGCCGACTGGAAGGAGAACGAGCGGCAGAAGAGCTACGAAGAACTGGAGCGGGAGCTGAAGGACGCGAAGAAGGCCAAGGAGGACGGCGGCGGCCCGTCCGCCCCGACCAGGGATGGCCAAACCTTGGAGCGCTCCTGCGCCCCCGAGCCGACCGCGCCAGCCCTGGCGGCCGCGCCGCCCAAAACGGCCCTGGCCGCCGCGGCGAAGCATACAGCAGCGCAGCGGTGCTTCGCCCTCCCGGCGCAGCCCTGCGCGCTGCCGCAACGCCTGCGCAACGGAGGCCCAGCATGA